Proteins encoded in a region of the Ziziphus jujuba cultivar Dongzao chromosome 3, ASM3175591v1 genome:
- the LOC107421897 gene encoding pentatricopeptide repeat-containing protein At1g20230 isoform X1, whose amino-acid sequence MTSFHFGGLLFYDLSDMNRCWRIAMTRQALYLLDRFNHSILHFLNSTTVSLSHTRLAHAYILKTGLSNDNHLTTKLLSLYANNFCFLDANLILNSIPNPNLFCFSTLIHAFSKLNNFGHSLRVFSQMLTHGILPDSYLFPSVVKACAGLPSLKAGRQLHGIISVSGFSSDAFVQASLLHMYLKCGHLREAHKLFDGLSQRDMVIWSALIAGYSRFGCVDEAKVLFYEMRNAGLEPNTVSWNGMITGFNHSGLYSEATSMFQKMHLEGFQPDSATISSVLSAIGDLKDFDMGIQVHSYVVKQGLGPDKCIVSALIDMYGKCSCTLEMSEVFNESDQMDVGACNALVTGLSRNGLVDNSMEAFRRFKGQELELNIVSWTSIIACCSQNGKDMDALELFREMQLEGLKPNSITIPCLLPACGNIAALMHGKAAHCFSIRIGISNDVYVGSALIDMYAKCGRIELSQLCFDKMPNRNLVSWNAIMKGYAMHGKAKETMEMFHEMQRSGQKPDLISFTCVLSACSQKGLTDEGWFYFNSMSQEHGIEARLEHYACMVTLLGRAGKLEEAYSMIKRMPFKPDACVWGALLSSCRVHNNVGLGEIAAEHLFKLEPRNPGNYILLSNIYASKSMWNEVDRVRDMMNSMGLRKNPGCSWIEVKNKVHMLLAGDKLHSQRKQIIEKLNKLSVEMKKSGYFPNHNFVLQDVDVQDKDEILCGHSEKLAIAFGLLNTPSGYPLRVIKNLRICGDCHVVIKFISSFEGREISVRDTNRFHHFKDGVCSCEDFW is encoded by the exons ATGACAAGCTTTCATTTCGGTGGTCTGCTGTTTTATGATTTATCAGACATGAACAG GTGTTGGAGGATAGCCATGACAAGGCAAGCTCTCTATCTACTTGACCGGTTTAACCACAGCATCCTCCACTTTCTAAATTCCACCACAGTTTCTTTATCACACACACGACTGGCTCATGCTTACATACTCAAAACTGGACTTTCCAATGATAACCATCTCACTACTAAACTCCTTTCTCTATATGCCAATAATTTCTGCTTTCTAGATGCAAATCTGATCCTTAATTCAATTCCCAACCCCAACTTGTTCTGTTTCTCCACTCTTATACATGCTTTTTCAAAGCTAAATAATTTTGGTCACTCACTCAGGGTCTTTTCTCAAATGTTAACTCATGGAATTCTTCCAGACAGTTATCTCTTTCCCAGTGTTGTCAAGGCCTGTGCTGGGTTACCATCCTTGAAAGCTGGTCGGCAGCTTCATGGAATTATATCTGTATCAGGGTTTTCCTCCGATGCATTTGTGCAGGCCTCTTTACTGCATATGTACCTTAAATGTGGTCATCTCAGGGAAGCACACAAGCTATTTGATGGATTGTCCCAGCGGGATATGGTCATTTGGAGCGCTTTGATTGCTGGGTACTCTAGATTTGGATGTGTAGATGAGGCCAAGGTACTCTTCTATGAGATGAGGAATGCAGGTTTAGAACCCAATACGGTGTCATGGAATGGAATGATCACAGGTTTCAATCATAGTGGCTTATATTCCGAGGCAACATCCATGTTTCAGAAGATGCATTTAGAAGGGTTTCAGCCTGATTCTGCTACAATTTCTAGTGTTCTTTCTGCCATAGGAGACTTGAAAGATTTTGATATGGGGATCCAGGTTCATAGTTATGTGGTCAAGCAGGGACTTGGGCCAGATAAGTGCATTGTCAGTGCCCTTATTGATATGTATGGAAAGTGTTCCTGTACATTAGAGATGTCAGAAGTTTTTAATGAATCAGATCAAATGGATGTTGGCGCTTGCAATGCTTTGGTTACAGGGCTCTCACGAAATGGTCTCGTTGACAATTCGATGGAGGCATTTAGGAGATTTAAGGGCCAAGAATTGGAATTGAATATTGTATCTTGGACATCCATAATTGCATGTTGTTCTCAAAATGGGAAAGATATGGACGCTTTGGAACTTTTTAGAGAGATGCAGTTGGAGGGTCTGAAACCAAACTCTATAACAATCCCTTGCTTGCTTCCAGCTTGTGGCAATATTGCAGCATTAATGCATGGGAAGGCAGCCCACTGTTTCTCTATTAGGATTGGAATCTCAAATGATGTATATGTGGGTAGTGCATTGATTGATATGTATGCAAAATGTGGTAGAATCGAATTGTCCCAGCTTTGCTTTGATAAAATGCCCAACAGAAACTTGGTTTCTTGGAATGCCATTATGAAAGGATACGCAATGCACGGGAAGGCTAAGGAAACCATGGAGATGTTCCATGAGATGCAGAGGAGTGGACAAAAGCCTGATTTAATAAGTTTTACTTGTGTGCTATCTGCATGTAGCCAGAAAGGCCTAACAGATGAAGGGTGGTTTTATTTTAATAGCATGTCCCAAGAGCATGGTATAGAAGCTAGACTGGAGCATTATGCTTGCATGGTAACACTGCTTGGCCGTGCTGGAAAACTTGAAGAGGCTTATTCAATGATAAAGAGAATGCCATTTAAACCAGATGCATGTGTATGGGGAGCTTTATTAAGCAGTTGTAGAGTTCACAATAATGTGGGGTTAGGTGAGATTGCTGCAGAACATCTCTTTAAATTAGAACCAAGAAATCCGGGGAATTACATTCTTCTGTCCAATATTTATGCTTCGAAGAGCATGTGGAATGAAGTGGACAGAGTGAGGGATATGATGAATAGCATGGGTCTTAGGAAAAATCCTGGTTGTAGTTGGATTGAGGTAAAAAATAAAGTTCATATGCTTCTTGCAGGAGACAAACTGCATTCTCAAAGGaaacaaattattgaaaaattaaataaattgagtGTAGAGATGAAGAAATCAGGTTACTTTCCCAATCATAATTTTGTGCTGCAAGATGTAGATGTGCAGGACAAGGATGAGATTTTGTGTGGACATAGTGAGAAGTTGGCCATCGCATTTGGGCTTCTGAACACTCCTTCAGGATACCCTTTAAGGGTAATTAAGAACCTTAGAATCTGTGGTGATTGCCATGTGGTTATAAAATTCATCTCCAGTTTTGAAGGAAGAGAAATTTCTGTAAGAGACACAAATCGTTTCCATCATTTCAAAGATGGAGTTTGTTCTTGTGAGGATTTCTGGTGA
- the LOC107421897 gene encoding pentatricopeptide repeat-containing protein At1g20230 isoform X2: MPLVECLLGRCWRIAMTRQALYLLDRFNHSILHFLNSTTVSLSHTRLAHAYILKTGLSNDNHLTTKLLSLYANNFCFLDANLILNSIPNPNLFCFSTLIHAFSKLNNFGHSLRVFSQMLTHGILPDSYLFPSVVKACAGLPSLKAGRQLHGIISVSGFSSDAFVQASLLHMYLKCGHLREAHKLFDGLSQRDMVIWSALIAGYSRFGCVDEAKVLFYEMRNAGLEPNTVSWNGMITGFNHSGLYSEATSMFQKMHLEGFQPDSATISSVLSAIGDLKDFDMGIQVHSYVVKQGLGPDKCIVSALIDMYGKCSCTLEMSEVFNESDQMDVGACNALVTGLSRNGLVDNSMEAFRRFKGQELELNIVSWTSIIACCSQNGKDMDALELFREMQLEGLKPNSITIPCLLPACGNIAALMHGKAAHCFSIRIGISNDVYVGSALIDMYAKCGRIELSQLCFDKMPNRNLVSWNAIMKGYAMHGKAKETMEMFHEMQRSGQKPDLISFTCVLSACSQKGLTDEGWFYFNSMSQEHGIEARLEHYACMVTLLGRAGKLEEAYSMIKRMPFKPDACVWGALLSSCRVHNNVGLGEIAAEHLFKLEPRNPGNYILLSNIYASKSMWNEVDRVRDMMNSMGLRKNPGCSWIEVKNKVHMLLAGDKLHSQRKQIIEKLNKLSVEMKKSGYFPNHNFVLQDVDVQDKDEILCGHSEKLAIAFGLLNTPSGYPLRVIKNLRICGDCHVVIKFISSFEGREISVRDTNRFHHFKDGVCSCEDFW, from the coding sequence ATGCCTCTGGTTGAATGTTTATTGGGTAGGTGTTGGAGGATAGCCATGACAAGGCAAGCTCTCTATCTACTTGACCGGTTTAACCACAGCATCCTCCACTTTCTAAATTCCACCACAGTTTCTTTATCACACACACGACTGGCTCATGCTTACATACTCAAAACTGGACTTTCCAATGATAACCATCTCACTACTAAACTCCTTTCTCTATATGCCAATAATTTCTGCTTTCTAGATGCAAATCTGATCCTTAATTCAATTCCCAACCCCAACTTGTTCTGTTTCTCCACTCTTATACATGCTTTTTCAAAGCTAAATAATTTTGGTCACTCACTCAGGGTCTTTTCTCAAATGTTAACTCATGGAATTCTTCCAGACAGTTATCTCTTTCCCAGTGTTGTCAAGGCCTGTGCTGGGTTACCATCCTTGAAAGCTGGTCGGCAGCTTCATGGAATTATATCTGTATCAGGGTTTTCCTCCGATGCATTTGTGCAGGCCTCTTTACTGCATATGTACCTTAAATGTGGTCATCTCAGGGAAGCACACAAGCTATTTGATGGATTGTCCCAGCGGGATATGGTCATTTGGAGCGCTTTGATTGCTGGGTACTCTAGATTTGGATGTGTAGATGAGGCCAAGGTACTCTTCTATGAGATGAGGAATGCAGGTTTAGAACCCAATACGGTGTCATGGAATGGAATGATCACAGGTTTCAATCATAGTGGCTTATATTCCGAGGCAACATCCATGTTTCAGAAGATGCATTTAGAAGGGTTTCAGCCTGATTCTGCTACAATTTCTAGTGTTCTTTCTGCCATAGGAGACTTGAAAGATTTTGATATGGGGATCCAGGTTCATAGTTATGTGGTCAAGCAGGGACTTGGGCCAGATAAGTGCATTGTCAGTGCCCTTATTGATATGTATGGAAAGTGTTCCTGTACATTAGAGATGTCAGAAGTTTTTAATGAATCAGATCAAATGGATGTTGGCGCTTGCAATGCTTTGGTTACAGGGCTCTCACGAAATGGTCTCGTTGACAATTCGATGGAGGCATTTAGGAGATTTAAGGGCCAAGAATTGGAATTGAATATTGTATCTTGGACATCCATAATTGCATGTTGTTCTCAAAATGGGAAAGATATGGACGCTTTGGAACTTTTTAGAGAGATGCAGTTGGAGGGTCTGAAACCAAACTCTATAACAATCCCTTGCTTGCTTCCAGCTTGTGGCAATATTGCAGCATTAATGCATGGGAAGGCAGCCCACTGTTTCTCTATTAGGATTGGAATCTCAAATGATGTATATGTGGGTAGTGCATTGATTGATATGTATGCAAAATGTGGTAGAATCGAATTGTCCCAGCTTTGCTTTGATAAAATGCCCAACAGAAACTTGGTTTCTTGGAATGCCATTATGAAAGGATACGCAATGCACGGGAAGGCTAAGGAAACCATGGAGATGTTCCATGAGATGCAGAGGAGTGGACAAAAGCCTGATTTAATAAGTTTTACTTGTGTGCTATCTGCATGTAGCCAGAAAGGCCTAACAGATGAAGGGTGGTTTTATTTTAATAGCATGTCCCAAGAGCATGGTATAGAAGCTAGACTGGAGCATTATGCTTGCATGGTAACACTGCTTGGCCGTGCTGGAAAACTTGAAGAGGCTTATTCAATGATAAAGAGAATGCCATTTAAACCAGATGCATGTGTATGGGGAGCTTTATTAAGCAGTTGTAGAGTTCACAATAATGTGGGGTTAGGTGAGATTGCTGCAGAACATCTCTTTAAATTAGAACCAAGAAATCCGGGGAATTACATTCTTCTGTCCAATATTTATGCTTCGAAGAGCATGTGGAATGAAGTGGACAGAGTGAGGGATATGATGAATAGCATGGGTCTTAGGAAAAATCCTGGTTGTAGTTGGATTGAGGTAAAAAATAAAGTTCATATGCTTCTTGCAGGAGACAAACTGCATTCTCAAAGGaaacaaattattgaaaaattaaataaattgagtGTAGAGATGAAGAAATCAGGTTACTTTCCCAATCATAATTTTGTGCTGCAAGATGTAGATGTGCAGGACAAGGATGAGATTTTGTGTGGACATAGTGAGAAGTTGGCCATCGCATTTGGGCTTCTGAACACTCCTTCAGGATACCCTTTAAGGGTAATTAAGAACCTTAGAATCTGTGGTGATTGCCATGTGGTTATAAAATTCATCTCCAGTTTTGAAGGAAGAGAAATTTCTGTAAGAGACACAAATCGTTTCCATCATTTCAAAGATGGAGTTTGTTCTTGTGAGGATTTCTGGTGA